From one Ooceraea biroi isolate clonal line C1 chromosome 7, Obir_v5.4, whole genome shotgun sequence genomic stretch:
- the LOC105277608 gene encoding uncharacterized protein LOC105277608, with translation MVNIRPWCTIFAWACVTLRDRRCIKWVPMRRRPQLESTGASAVNFMMRYCLFLLVVAVCEAGRIPRGVVHEPNFQAIYHGHGATSYQNVQVDSHDSIIVPTNYGDQAELLDLKDHEYHQPIIPIVETHNDVDHIDISDSAPYEEFTIADVKLKSDVLSHYLDHDDDKHDFDFHLRK, from the exons ATGGTAAACATCCGCCCATGGTGCACAATATTCGCATGGGCTTGCGTAACGTTACGCGACCGCCGTTGTATAAAATGGGTGCCCATGAGAAGGAGACCTCAGTTAGAATCGACCGGAGCGTCCGCGGTGAATTTCATGATGAGATACTGC TTGTTTCTGTTGGTCGTCGCTGTTTGCGAAGCGGGTAGGATACCTAGAGGGGTGGTTCACGAACCGAACTTTCAGGCGATTTATCACGGCCATGGTGCTACCAGCTATCAAAATGTGCAGGTTGACAGTCACGATAGCATAATAGTGCCGACGAATTATGGGGACCAGGCGGAGCTTCTGGATTTGAAGGACCATGAATACCATCAACCGATTATTCCAATTGTAGAGACTCACAACGATGTAGATCACATCGATATATCCGATTCAG CTCCGTACGAAGAATTCACCATTGCCGATGTTAAGCTCAAGTCAGACGTGCTCAGCCATTATCTTGatcacgacgacgacaaaCACGACTTCGATTTCCATTTACGGAAATGA